Proteins encoded in a region of the Raphanus sativus cultivar WK10039 chromosome 8, ASM80110v3, whole genome shotgun sequence genome:
- the LOC108819105 gene encoding ATP-dependent Clp protease proteolytic subunit-related protein 3, chloroplastic, with product MASCLQASMNSLLPRSSLSLNSSGRRNSKAFRVKAAAKIPMPPINPNDPFLSKLASVAAQSPEKLLARPLNSDTPPYLDIFDSPQLMSSPAQVERSVAYNEHRPRTPPPDLPSMLLDGRIVYIGMPLVPAVTELVVAELMYLQWLDPKEPIYIYINSTGTTRDDGETVGMESEGFAIYDSLMQLKNEVHTVCVGAAIGHACLLLSAGTKGKRFMMPHSKAMIQQPRVPSSGLMPASDVLIRAKEVITNRDILVGLLSKHTGNSVETVANVMRRPYYMDAPKAKEFGVIDKILWRGQEKIIADVVPSDEFDKNAGIRSAERV from the exons ATGGCGTCTTGCTTACAAGCATCCATGAATTCTCTGCTTCCACgctcttctctctctttgaaTTCATCCGGGAGGAGAAACTCGAAGGCCTTTCGCGTTAAAGCCGCTGCCAAAATCCCCATGCCTCCGATAAACCCTAACGATCCTTTCCTCTCGAAGCTCGCTTCCGTCGCCGCGCAATCGCCGGAGAAACTTCTCGCTCGGCCGTTAAACTCCGATACGCCGCCATATCTTGACATCTTCGATTCCCCTCAGCTCATGTCTTCTCCTGCTCAG GTTGAAAGATCAGTGGCTTATAACGAGCACAGGCCAAGAACACCTCCACCAGACTTGCCATCTATGCTTCTTGACGGGAGAATTGTTTACATTGGCATGCCT CTGGTGCCGGCGGTTACAGAGCTAGTTGTAGCAGAGCTGATGTATCTTCAGTGGCTGGATCCCAAGGAACCAATATACATTTACATCAACTCCACAGGGACCACTCGTGACGATGGCGAGACT GTTGGAATGGAATCAGAGGGTTTTGCGATATATGATTCTTTGATGCAACTTAAAAACGAG GTACATACAGTGTGTGTGGGAGCAGCCATAGGTCACGCATGTTTGTTACTTTCAGCGGGTACAAAGGGTAAACGGTTTATGATGCCACATTCCAAAG CGATGATCCAGCAGCCTCGTGTGCCTTCTTCTGGGTTGATGCCTGCCAGTGATGTCCTGATTCGTGCCAAAGAG GTTATAACGAACAGGGATATACTTGTGGGACTACTATCAAAGCACACTGGGAAT tcCGTGGAGACTGTGGCTAACGTGATGAGAAGGCCATATTACATGGATGCACCAAAAGCTAAAGAATTTGGAGTCATTGACAAG ATTCTTTGGCGTGGTCAAGAAAAGATTATCGCGGACGTTGTTCCTTCAGATGAATTCGATAAGAATGCTGGGATTAGAAGCGCAGAACGTGTTTAG
- the LOC108819660 gene encoding putative FBD-associated F-box protein At1g05080 — translation MSEAKIEETDCKDRIRALPEELLVTILLHVPIKDAVATMILSKRWRYIWMMMPTLDYNETNNVNHARDWGGDDDDDSDDDLESKSIWWFLDKSLKLHKAPVLEILLISLGQRCPIDANVGNWVAKAVDRGVIVLQFKLRWSAGPTTLPKSLYTCETLKELTLSNKILVDFPSSPSCLPSLEILQLSCVVYKDEDSFARFLSSCPVLGKLIVNRKKNDNLTNFIVKVPSLWMLWYYNITWLLDDYDVVDSGSFLVIDTPALIKFDVTDYSRHSWSIGNMPCLEEAYIMVDCLSLFDKIITASSVVLSLVLTFSDEMLVRCSTVRFSLLIKLSVDPSGSNWVEPLLLLLGNTPKLEELLVNNESASVYEDIPLSWNQPSSIPGCLSSHLKIFEWRYYGHKEEEEEFLTYILANSKCLKTATISLKSMYPELEQDFIIGKLKDIPRVSTTSRLLVN, via the exons ATGTCAGAAGCCAAAATTGAAGAGACAGATTGTAAAGACAGGATCCGTGCTTTGCCCGAAGAGTTGCTTGTGACGATTTTGTTGCATGTCCCGATTAAAGATGCAGTAGCCACCATGATTTTATCGAAAAGATGGCGCTATATATGGATGATGATGCCTACACTTGATTACAATGAAACCAATAATGTCAACCATGCTCGTGACTggggtggtgatgatgatgatgatagtgatgatgatCTTGAGAGCAAGAGCATTTGGTGGTTTTTGGACAAGTCACTGAAACTTCACAAAGCACCTGTCTTAGAAATATTGCTTATTAGTCTTGGTCAACGATGTCCTATTGATGCTAATGTTGGAAATTGGGTTGCAAAGGCTGTTGATCGCGGCGTGATCGTGTTGCAATTCAAGCTTCGCTGGTCAGCAGGTCCAACCACATTGCCTAAGAGCCTTTACACCTGTGAAACACTCAAAGAATTGACTTTATCTAACAAGATTCTTGTGGATTTCCCTTCTTCCCCTTCCTGCCTCCCATCACTCGAAATACTTCAACTTTCCTGTGTGGTATATAAAGATGAGGATTCTTTCGCTAGGTTCTTATCTAGTTGCCCTGTCCTTGGAAAATTGATCGTGAATAGAAAAAAGAATGACAATCTGACAAACTTTATTGTGAAAGTACCTTCTTTATGGATGTTATGGTATTATAATATAACATGGCTACTCGATGACTATGATGTAGTGGATAGCGGTAGTTTTTTGGTTATAGATACTCCGGCATTAATAAAGTTTGACGTCACTGATTATTCAAGACACTCTTGGTCGATCGGGAATATGCCTTGTCTTGAGGAGGCATATATTATGGTCGACTGTTTATCTCTTTTTGACAAGATCATAACAGCTTCTTCGGTGGTCTTGTCTCTTGTCTTGACTTTTTCAGATGAAATG CTTGTGCGTTGTAGCACCGTAAGATTTTCTCTACTTATAAAGTTATCTGTAGATCCAAGTGGATCAAACTGGGTGGAACCACTCTTACTTTTACTTGGAAATACTCCAAAACTTGAAGAACTTTTGGTAAATAAT GAATCTGCCTCTGTATACGAGGATATCCCACTTTCCTGGAATCAACCAAGTTCTATTCCTGGATGCTTGTCGTCgcatctaaaaatatttgaatggaGATACTATGGacacaaagaagaagaggaagaattCTTGACATACATCCTAGCCAATTCTAAGTGTTTAAAGACTGCAACAATCTCCCTCAAATCCATGTATCCTGAACTAGAGCAAGATTTTATCATCGGAAAGTTGAAAGATATTCCTAGGGTTTCAACGACATCTCGACTTTTGGTCAACTGA
- the LOC130498897 gene encoding F-box protein PP2-B15-like: protein MNTLPEACVANILSFTTPADTFSSAAVSSVFSVAAESDFVWEKFLPSGYSRLISTSTTRRRKFSSKKELYRRLCESILIDNGRKIFKIDRLSGKITYVLSARDLSITWSDQRHYWFWSRRADSRFSEAVQLMVTNWLEIKGKIQTGALSPNTSYEAYLIMKVTERAYGLELVPAETWVKVGNGKKQIKSSYLSRLSNKKQQMERLFYGHRVAKKDEAFGSRRREPRVRDDGWMEIEIGEFETGREGGGDDDKEVVMSLTEVIGYQLKGGIVIDGIEVRPKPSKVSAEYFGLS from the exons ATGAATACGTTACCAGAAGCATGCGTGGCGAACATCCTCTCCTTCACAACCCCTGCCGATACGTTCTCCTCGGCGGCTGTCTCTTCAGTTTTCAGCGTAGCCGCAGAGTCTGACTTCGTCTGGGAGAAGTTTCTACCCTCCGGTTACAGCCGCCTCATCTCCACATCTACGACTCGTCGGCGGAAATTCTCCTCTAAAAAGGAGCTCTATCGACGTCTCTGTGAATCAATTCTCATCGATAATGGCAGAAAG ATATTCAAGATCGATAGGCTTTCTGGAAAGATAACGTATGTTCTGTCGGCAAGAGATCTTTCCATAACTTGGAGCGATCAACGACATTACTGGTTTTGGAGCCGTCGAGCAGATTCAAg ATTTTCAGAAGCGGTCCAGCTTATGGTAACGAACTGGTTAGAAATCAAGGGAAAGATTCAGACGGGAGCTTTATCTCCGAACACGAGCTACGAAGCTTATCTGATCATGAAAGTGACGGAACGAGCGTACGGACTAGAGCTAGTTCCGGCCGAGACTTGGGTGAAAGTGGGAAACGGTAAAAAGCAAATAAAGTCGAGTTATCTAAGTCGCTTGAGTAACAAGAAACAACAGATGGAAAGGCTGTTTTACGGACATAGAGTGGCCAAGAAGGACGAGGCTTTTGGATCTCGACGGAGGGAGCCGAGGGTTAGAGATGACGGGTGGATGGAGATAGAGATCGGAGAGTTCGAGACGGGACGAGaaggtggtggtgatgatgacaAGGAGGTTGTTATGAGTCTGACCGAAGTTATAGGCTATCAGTTGAAGGGTGGGATTGTAATTGATGGGATTGAGGTTAGGCCTAAACCCTCAAAAGTGAGTGCCGAATATTTTGGGTTAAGCTGA
- the LOC130498896 gene encoding probable protein phosphatase 2C 5, with protein sequence MSPSKAASRTTTKQSLVPLATLIGRELRSEKLEKPLLIHGQAALAKKGEDFFLIQTDCERVPGDPSSAFSVFGIFDGHNGNSAAIYTKEHLLDNVVSAIPQGATRDEWLQALPRALVAGFVKTDIEFQQKGETSGTTVTFVIIDGWTITVGSVGDSRCILDTQGGVVSLLTVDHRLEENVEERERVTASGGEVGRLNVFGGNEVGPLRCWPGGLCLSRSIGDTDVGEYIVPIPHVKQVKLSNAGGRLIIASDGIWDILSSDMAAKACRGLSAELAAKLVVKEALRTKGLKDDTTCVVVDIVPSDHLTLAPTPKKKQNTFTAFLSKKKDTDANKNGNKLSSVGVEELFEEGSAMLADRLGKDVPSNTETGLLKCAVCQIDQSPSEVVSSNEAAAIISSASKRWEGPFLCTICKKKKDAMEGKRPSKGSVTTT encoded by the exons ATGAGCCCGTCAAAAGCAGCATCGAGGACGACGACGAAACAATCTCTAGTTCCTCTTGCGACCCTCATTGGTAGGGAGCTGAGGAGCGAGAAGCTTGAGAAGCCTTTACTCATCCACGGCCAAGCTGCTCTCGCTAAGAAAGGTGAAGACTTTTTTCTGATCCAAACCGATTGCGAGAGAGTTCCTGGTGATCCTTCCTCCGCCTTCTCTGTTTTCGgg ATATTTGATGGTCATAATGGTAACTCGGCTGCTATTTATACTAAGGAACATCTTCTGGACAATGTGGTGAGTGCTATCCCTCAGGGTGCAACTAGAGATGAGTGGCTTCAGGCTCTTCCTAGGGCTCTCGTTGCTGGCTTTGTCAAAACCGACATTGAGTTCCAGCAGAAAG GGGAAACTTCTGGAACGACGGTGACATTTGTTATAATTGATGGTTGGACTATCACTGTCGGTTCCGTTGGCGACTCACGCTGCATTTTAGACACCCAAGGTGGTGTGGTTTCTCTTCTGACTGTCGATCACAGGCTGGAAGAGAACGTTGAAGAGAGGGAGCGTGTAACTGCCAGTGGGGGTGAGGTCGGAAGGCTCAATGTTTTTGGTGGCAATGAG GTCGGTCCACTTCGATGCTGGCCTGGTGGTTTGTGTCTTTCGAGGTCCATTGGTGATACAGATGTGGGAGAATATATTGTCCCAATACCACATGTTAAGCAAGTCAAA CTTTCAAATGCTGGAGGGAGACTCATTATAGCTTCAGATGGTATATGGGATATACTGTCCTCTGACATGGCTGCCAAAGCTTGTCGTGGTTTATCTGCCGAGCTTGCTGCTAAACTTGTTGTTAAG GAAGCATTGCGAACAAAAGGGTTGAAGGATGATACTACTTGTGTAGTTGTTGACATTGTTCCATCTGATCATCTCACCTTGGCCCCAACGCCtaagaagaaacagaacacaTTCACCGCATTTCTTTCTAAGAAAAAGGATACTGACGCCAACAAGAACGGGAACAAGCTTTCTTCTGTTGGAGTTGAAGAATTGTTTGAAGAAGGTTCTGCTATGCTTGCAGACAG ATTGGGAAAGGATGTTCCCTCCAATACGGAAACTGGGCTGTTAAAGTGCGCTGTATGCCAAATAGACCAATCTCCAAGTGAAGTTGTATCAAGCAACGAGGCGGCTGCTATCATCTCCTCAGCATCTAAGCGATGGGAAGGTCCCTTTCTATGCACAATatgcaagaaaaagaaagacgCCATGGAAGGAAAAAGACCAAGCAAAGGTTCAGTGACTACTACTTGA
- the LOC130498534 gene encoding kinesin-like protein KIN-14H, whose protein sequence is MATEQQDSRLCLASILEGFIKERNIRVSVDVDSSSKNPDETCVVGGRDLPADPSDLKRNEAARWIRHTLGVVGGRDLPADPSEDDFRIALRSGILLCNVLNKVKPGAVPKVVEAPNDPLVNQEGAALSAFQYFENLRNFLVVVEEMGIPTFEVSDFEKGGKSARIVECVLAIKSYREWKQSGGSGTWRYIVTSKPTTFGIAKQYKRKDSEAPVDAAVTTSSPSNTPPSEQTLFDSNTENGGTASSIDAIVRAVFSDKSKEEVPSIVEDMLKSVMVEYERRLATQNELYKEEDVTKTVTNNMETSQANNAEETKVQDRDVYVISKDKAEKQQLIIHRQQTQTEELKHDIKAVKAGLSHLQMKYQQEFASLGEHLRGLAYAATGYQRVLEENRKLYNQVQDLKGSIRVYCRVRPFLPGQTSALTTVDHIEESTISIATPSKYGKEGHKSFTFNKVFGPAASQEAVFADTQPLIRSVLDGYNVCIFAYGQTGSGKTFTMMGPNELTEESLGVNYRALSDLFHLSSVRKETFSYKISVQMLEIYNEQVRDLLATNGQTNRLEIRNSSQDGINVPDATLVPVSTTSDVIHLMNLGQKNRAVSATAMNDRSSRSHSCLTVHVQGRDLTSGATLRGSMHLVDLAGSERVDKSEVTGDRLKEAQHINKSLSALGDVIASLSQKNNHIPYRNSKLTQLLQDSLGGQAKTLMFIHISPEVDTLGETLSTLKFAERVATVELGAARVNKDTSEVKELKEQIASLKLALARKESESDQTRVLTPDKLLRRKSLGVSKSANTRQFQTKHKPSSVLVDDANSIEGQSDSASSVDLQGLVGSSPPSWKSPSTDGKDQEEVEIREWVDKHEDEITRSQRQLDKRVSSLKREPSLPRSVESRKGNVVDKAGFEVRKIPYEEEANESDETATSDGSHESSNMMWQLNVQVNVPRAAASSNGSSGSSTKLKKSLTKTKSMIPSLIPAPTRRLSLGANSSPGQTSSSRQSSSNTLVVKKRQNPK, encoded by the exons ATGGCGACGGAGCAACAAGATTCACGACTCTGTTTGGCATCGATCCTGGAGGGTTTTATCAAAGAACGAAACATTCGAGTTAGCGTTGATGTTGATTCCAGTTCCAAAAATCCGGATGAAACTT GTGTAGTTGGAGGAAGAGATTTGCCAGCAGATCCTTCAGACTTGAAAAGGAATGAAGCAGCAAGATGGATAAGACACACGCTTGGTGTAGTTGGAGGAAGAGACTTGCCTGCAGATCCTTCAGAGGATGACTTCAGAATCGCATTGAGAAGTGGCATTTTGCTCTGCAATGTCCTCAACAAAGTTAAACCTGGTGCTGTCCCAAAA GTCGTTGAAGCTCCAAATGATCCTCTTGTTAACCAAGAAGGTGCAGCTCTATCTGCATTTCAGTACTTTGAGAACCTTCGGAACTTTCTTGTGGTTGTGGAGGAAATGGGTATTCCCACATTTGAAGTCTCCGATTTTGAGAAG GGAGGCAAATCCGCAAGAATAGTGGAGTGTGTCTTGGCTATCAAGTCATACCGCGAGTGGAAACAGAGCGGTGGAAGCGGTACATGGAGATACATTGTGACTTCGAAACCAACCACGTTTGGGATCGCAAAACAATACAAACGCAAAGACTCGGAAGCACCTGTGGATGCAGCAGTCACAACAAGTAGCCCTTCTAACACTCCACCCAGTGAACAAACTCTGTTTGATTCTAATACCGAAAATGGA ggAACTGCCAGTTCAATAGATGCCATTGTCCGTGCGGTTTTTTCTGATAAGAGTAAAGAAGAAGTTCCCAGT ATTGTGGAAGATATGCTGAAAAGTGTCATGGTGGAATATGAACGTAGATTGGCTACACAGAACGAATTG tacaaagaagaagatgtgaCAAAGACGGTAACCAACAACATGGAAACTTCACAAGCTAATAACGCCGAAGAAACTAAAGTCCAAGATCGTGACGTCTACGTAATTTCAAAAGACAAAGCCGAGAAGCAACAACTGATTATCCATAGACAGCAAACTCAGACTGAG GAACTGAAACACGATATAAAGGCTGTAAAAGCAGGTCTTAGTCACTTGCAGATGAAATACCAGCAAGAGTTTGCAAGTTTAG GTGAGCATTTGCGTGGACTTGCGTATGCAGCTACAGGATATCAAAGAGTTCTTGAAGAGAACCGGAAACTTTACAATCAAGTCCAGGACCTTAAAG GGAGCATACGGGTTTATTGTCGAGTGAGACCGTTCTTGCCTGGACAAACAAGTGCCTTGACCACAGTGGATCACATAGAGGAGTCAACTATATCAATTGCTACACCTTCAAAGTATGGCAAAGAAGGTCACAAGTCATTCACCTTCAACAAAGTGTTTGGACCTGCAGCATCTCAAG AGGCGGTGTTTGCAGACACACAACCTCTGATAAGGTCTGTTCTTGATGGTTACAACGTTTGCATATTTGCTTATGGTCAAACAGGATCAGGAAAAACTTTCACCATG ATGGGACCTAATGAACTGACTGAAGAGAGCTTAGGAGTAAACTACAGAGCACTGAGTGATCTCTTTCACCTCTCAAGTGTTAGAAAAGAAACGTTTTCGTATAAAATCTCAGTCCAGATGCTTGAAATCTACAACGAGCAAGTCAGAGATCTCCTTGCTACTAATGGCCAAACCAACAG GTTAGAGATCCGAAACAGTTCACAAGATGGAATCAACGTCCCAGACGCCACGTTGGTCCCAGTCTCCACAACTTCAGACGTCATTCACTTGATGAATCTCGGTCAGAAGAACCGTGCGGTCAGCGCCACGGCCATGAACGACCGTAGTAGCCGCTCTCACAGCTGTCTGACGGTCCACGTCCAAGGAAGAGATCTGACGTCAGGAGCCACGCTGAGGGGCTCGATGCACTTGGTTGATCTCGCTGGAAGCGAGCGGGTGGACAAGTCTGAGGTGACCGGCGACAGGTTGAAAGAGGCGCAGCACATCAACAAGTCTCTCTCTGCTCTCGGAGACGTGATTGCGTCTCTCTCTCAGAAAAACAACCACATCCCTTACCGCAACAGCAAACTCACCCAGCTGCTCCAGGACTCGTTAG GAGGACAAGCGAAAACGCTCATGTTTATACACATTAGCCCTGAAGTAGATACTCTGGGAGAAACACTCAGCACCTTGAAGTTTGCAGAGAGAGTGGCTACGGTTGAGCTTGGTGCTGCTCGTGTTAATAAAGACACTTCTGAGGTTAAAGAACTCAAAGAACAG atTGCTAGTTTGAAACTTGCACTGGCGAGAAAGGAAAGCGAGTCAGATCAAACAAGAGTCCTTACACCTGATAAACTCCTGAGAAGAAAGTCACTTGGTGTCTCTAAATCAGCAAACACAAGACAGTTTCAGACAAAACACAAGCCATCATCAGTACTGGTTGATGATGCCAACAGCATTGAG GGTCAAAGCGACTCTGCATCGAGCGTTGACTTACAAGGACTAGTTGGTTCTTCACCACCTTCGTGGAAAAGCCCCTCTACAGATGGGAAAGACCAGGAGGAAGTGGAGATTAGGGAATGGGTTGATAAACACGAAGACGAGATCACGAGATCACAAAGACAGCTCGATAAGAGAGTGTCTAGCTTGAAACGTGAACCGTCATTACCACGAAGCGTGGAGAGCAGGAAAGGCAATGTAGTAGATAAAGCTGGGTTTGAGGTGAGGAAGATTCCGTACGAAGAAGAAGCGAACGAGTCTGATGAGACGGCGACGAGCGATGGGTCTCATGAGTCGTCTAACATGATGTGGCAGTTGAATGTACAAGTGAACGTGCCTAGAGCAGCTGCTTCCTCTAATGGCTCGTCCGGTTCATCAACTAAGCTAAAGAAGAGTCTAACAAAAACCAA GAGTATGATACCTTCGCTTATACCGGCGCCTACGAGGAGACTATCGCTTGGGGCAAATAGTTCACCAGGACAAACTTCCTCGTCAAGGCAGAGTAGTAGTAACACTTTAGTTGTGAAGAAGAGACAGAATCCCAAGTAA
- the LOC108820512 gene encoding uncharacterized protein LOC108820512 isoform X2, whose amino-acid sequence MNSSNLQSNPTLPSPPHHHLFTSIDMGTNSFKLLIVHADPSLRSSFLPVERLKEPVVLSRESPTSISSQSRSRAILSLRKFKSLILSHNVPPSQIRCVATEALRQAENQRQFVEAVLDDVGIKIDVVDGEEEARLVYLGVLQFLPVFERSVLCIDIGGGSTEFVVGKRGEVRFAVSLKLGHVNLTQMFGGGVGSVEMMREYIRGVIDESRLGDRLSEFEVVVGSSGTIRAIENAVFSGYGSDLCHEEEEGEYKRDWRFGRRELSSVVEKLCREGDEELIRREGFFGRRAEFIEAGAVLLEEIFEALGIEEMEVSEYALAEGVIADSLGKAFGGLYDLNANARWRSVMRLATRLNGKKRMNHAIHCANIAKEIFVGLRKCNDFNVILDDKDLEYLQAACFLHNIGIITGKKGYHKQSYHIIKNGDHLYSYTAEEVEFIALLTRYQRKKFPKLDRAPFKNFAEKAKRKFIIMCLIIRLSVLLQRSESMDLQVFEFLESANSFKLVLKQQNKEPLVIGSQDQAEETSDTLQLEQEVEHFKRLFKKEMVVVLPS is encoded by the exons ATGAACTCCTCCAATCTGCAATCAAACCCCACTCTACCATCACCACCACATCATCATCTCTTCACCTCCATCGACATGGGAACAAACTCCTTCAAACTCCTCATCGTCCACGCCGATCCTTCCCTCAGATCCTCCTTCCTCCCCGTCGAGCGTCTCAAGGAGCCAGTCGTCCTCTCCCGCGAATCCCCAACCTCCATCTCCTCCCAATCCCGATCCCGCGCCATCCTCTCCCTCCGCAAATTCAAATCCCTCATCCTCTCCCACAACGTCCCGCCCAGCCAGATCCGCTGCGTCGCAACAGAAGCCTTACGCCAGGCGGAGAATCAGAGACAGTTCGTGGAAGCTGTCCTCGACGACGTCGGGATAAAGATCGACGTGGTTGATGGAGAAGAGGAGGCGAGGCTTGTTTACCTCGGCGTGCTCCAGTTTTTGCCTGTGTTCGAGAGGTCGGTGCTGTGCATCGATATCGGAGGCGGATCTACTGAGTTCGTTGTAGGTAAGCGCGGGGAGGTGAGATTCGCGGTTTCTTTGAAGCTAGGTCATGTGAATTTGACGCAGATGTTTGGTGGTGGTGTTGGATCGGTGGAGATGATGAGGGAGTACATACGTGGCGTGATCGATGAGTCTAGGTTAGGGGATAGGTTGAGTGAGTTTGAGGTTGTTGTGGGGTCTTCCGGGACGATTCGAGCGATTGAGAACGCTGTTTTCAGCGGTTACGGAAGTGATTTGTGTCACGAGGAGGAGGAAGGGGAGTATAAGAGGGATTGGAGATTTGGTAGGAGAGAGTTGAGTAGTGTTGTGGAGAAGCTGTGTAGGGAAGGAGATGAGGAGTTGATTAGGAGAGAAGGATTTTTTGGGAGGAGAGCGGAGTTTATTGAAGCTGGGGCTGTGTTGTTGGAGGAGATATTTGAGGCTCTGGGGATTGAGGAGATGGAGGTTTCGGAGTATGCGTTGGCGGAAGGTGTGATTGCTGATTCTTTGGGTAAAGCGTTTGGTGGATTGTATGATTTGAATGCTAATGCGAGGTGGAGATCGGTCATGAGGCTTGCGACGAGACTCAATGGGAAAAAGCGAATGAATCATGCCATACACTGTGCTAACATCGCCAAG GAGATCTTTGTAGGTTTGAGGAAGTGCAATGACTTTAATGTCATATTAGATGATAAGGATCTTGAGTATCTTCAAGCTGCTTGTTTCTTACACAATATCGGAATCATCACAGGGAAAAAAGGGTATCATAAGCAGTCTTATCATATCATCAAG AATGGAGATCATCTCTACAGCTACACAGCTGAGGAAGTCGAG TTTATAGCATTGCTTACGAGATACCAAAGAAAGAAGTTTCCCAAGCTTGATCGTGCGCCTTTTAAGAACTTCGCTGAGAAG GCAAAGAGAAAGTTCATTATCATGTGCTTGATTATACGATTATCTGTTCTACTTCAACGGAGTGAGAGTATGGATCTCCAAGTATTTGAATTTCTTGAATCTGCTAATAGCTTCAAACTT GTGCTTAAACAACAAAACAAGGAACCCTTGGTGATTGGCTCTCAAGATCAAGCAGAAGAAACCTCCGATACATTACAATTGGAGCAAGAAGTTGAGCATTTTAAAAGG CTATTCAAGAAGG
- the LOC108820512 gene encoding uncharacterized protein LOC108820512 isoform X1, with the protein MNSSNLQSNPTLPSPPHHHLFTSIDMGTNSFKLLIVHADPSLRSSFLPVERLKEPVVLSRESPTSISSQSRSRAILSLRKFKSLILSHNVPPSQIRCVATEALRQAENQRQFVEAVLDDVGIKIDVVDGEEEARLVYLGVLQFLPVFERSVLCIDIGGGSTEFVVGKRGEVRFAVSLKLGHVNLTQMFGGGVGSVEMMREYIRGVIDESRLGDRLSEFEVVVGSSGTIRAIENAVFSGYGSDLCHEEEEGEYKRDWRFGRRELSSVVEKLCREGDEELIRREGFFGRRAEFIEAGAVLLEEIFEALGIEEMEVSEYALAEGVIADSLGKAFGGLYDLNANARWRSVMRLATRLNGKKRMNHAIHCANIAKEIFVGLRKCNDFNVILDDKDLEYLQAACFLHNIGIITGKKGYHKQSYHIIKFLLSQNGDHLYSYTAEEVEFIALLTRYQRKKFPKLDRAPFKNFAEKAKRKFIIMCLIIRLSVLLQRSESMDLQVFEFLESANSFKLVLKQQNKEPLVIGSQDQAEETSDTLQLEQEVEHFKRLFKKEMVVVLPS; encoded by the exons ATGAACTCCTCCAATCTGCAATCAAACCCCACTCTACCATCACCACCACATCATCATCTCTTCACCTCCATCGACATGGGAACAAACTCCTTCAAACTCCTCATCGTCCACGCCGATCCTTCCCTCAGATCCTCCTTCCTCCCCGTCGAGCGTCTCAAGGAGCCAGTCGTCCTCTCCCGCGAATCCCCAACCTCCATCTCCTCCCAATCCCGATCCCGCGCCATCCTCTCCCTCCGCAAATTCAAATCCCTCATCCTCTCCCACAACGTCCCGCCCAGCCAGATCCGCTGCGTCGCAACAGAAGCCTTACGCCAGGCGGAGAATCAGAGACAGTTCGTGGAAGCTGTCCTCGACGACGTCGGGATAAAGATCGACGTGGTTGATGGAGAAGAGGAGGCGAGGCTTGTTTACCTCGGCGTGCTCCAGTTTTTGCCTGTGTTCGAGAGGTCGGTGCTGTGCATCGATATCGGAGGCGGATCTACTGAGTTCGTTGTAGGTAAGCGCGGGGAGGTGAGATTCGCGGTTTCTTTGAAGCTAGGTCATGTGAATTTGACGCAGATGTTTGGTGGTGGTGTTGGATCGGTGGAGATGATGAGGGAGTACATACGTGGCGTGATCGATGAGTCTAGGTTAGGGGATAGGTTGAGTGAGTTTGAGGTTGTTGTGGGGTCTTCCGGGACGATTCGAGCGATTGAGAACGCTGTTTTCAGCGGTTACGGAAGTGATTTGTGTCACGAGGAGGAGGAAGGGGAGTATAAGAGGGATTGGAGATTTGGTAGGAGAGAGTTGAGTAGTGTTGTGGAGAAGCTGTGTAGGGAAGGAGATGAGGAGTTGATTAGGAGAGAAGGATTTTTTGGGAGGAGAGCGGAGTTTATTGAAGCTGGGGCTGTGTTGTTGGAGGAGATATTTGAGGCTCTGGGGATTGAGGAGATGGAGGTTTCGGAGTATGCGTTGGCGGAAGGTGTGATTGCTGATTCTTTGGGTAAAGCGTTTGGTGGATTGTATGATTTGAATGCTAATGCGAGGTGGAGATCGGTCATGAGGCTTGCGACGAGACTCAATGGGAAAAAGCGAATGAATCATGCCATACACTGTGCTAACATCGCCAAG GAGATCTTTGTAGGTTTGAGGAAGTGCAATGACTTTAATGTCATATTAGATGATAAGGATCTTGAGTATCTTCAAGCTGCTTGTTTCTTACACAATATCGGAATCATCACAGGGAAAAAAGGGTATCATAAGCAGTCTTATCATATCATCAAG tttCTTCTTTCGCAGAATGGAGATCATCTCTACAGCTACACAGCTGAGGAAGTCGAG TTTATAGCATTGCTTACGAGATACCAAAGAAAGAAGTTTCCCAAGCTTGATCGTGCGCCTTTTAAGAACTTCGCTGAGAAG GCAAAGAGAAAGTTCATTATCATGTGCTTGATTATACGATTATCTGTTCTACTTCAACGGAGTGAGAGTATGGATCTCCAAGTATTTGAATTTCTTGAATCTGCTAATAGCTTCAAACTT GTGCTTAAACAACAAAACAAGGAACCCTTGGTGATTGGCTCTCAAGATCAAGCAGAAGAAACCTCCGATACATTACAATTGGAGCAAGAAGTTGAGCATTTTAAAAGG CTATTCAAGAAGG